The genomic segment CTGCGTCCCACTGCGTACGGGGGTCCGGAACGCGCTCACGCGAAGTTGATCAAGGTCGTTTGGCGCGACCGGAATTCCGCTCTACAGTCCGTGATCCTGCCGGGGCGACCGGCGGCGGTACGGGGGCTGGCGATGCGTGAGGGCAGTGACGGAACGGGTTCGGAGCGAAGCGGGGGAATGGTGATGACGGAACAGGATCTGCGGCTGATGCGGGAGATTGCCGAACTCGGGTCCCGGATGGTGGCCGACCTGGACGAGGTGCGCGAGCGCCTTACGGGTGTTCAGGTGCGGATTGGTGCTCTAGGTGCTGGACCTTCGACTCAAGTTCGGTCACCTGCTGCTTGAGCCCGGTGACCTGAGCGCTCATGGCGCGCATCTGGTCTCGGAGGCCGATCAGGAATTCCGTCATCGCGGATGCCTGATCGCCTCCGGGGGCCGGGGCCGGCTGATCCGGTTCCGTGGCTTCCTCGTCGCTTTCGCCGGTCGCTTGGGGTTCGCCGGTGCTCTGCGTGTACCAAGCGGGCGGGGTGTAGTCGAACGTGAACTCGCCGGTGTAGTCGGGCTTGTAGTTCGACTCTGCGATGTAGGTGCCTCGGCCTTGGACGGAGTAGACCAAGCCCTCGTCCTTCAGGACCCGTAGGGCCGCGTGCACGGTGGCATTGGCGATGCCGAGTTCGTCCTTCAGCTCGCGTGCTGACGGAAGGCGGTCGCCAGGGCGCAGTGTTCCGGTCCGGATGTCCTCACGGATCTTGTCTGCGGCCAGTTGGTACGGCGGCCGCGGGCCGTTGGCAGG from the Streptomyces sp. RKAG293 genome contains:
- a CDS encoding SCO5717 family growth-regulating ATPase — its product is MTLPANGPRPPYQLAADKIREDIRTGTLRPGDRLPSARELKDELGIANATVHAALRVLKDEGLVYSVQGRGTYIAESNYKPDYTGEFTFDYTPPAWYTQSTGEPQATGESDEEATEPDQPAPAPGGDQASAMTEFLIGLRDQMRAMSAQVTGLKQQVTELESKVQHLEHQSAPEHP